One Methyloterricola oryzae genomic window, TACAACGAATACAACAGCGCCGCCGCCTTTGCCGTCGCCTCCCTGCTCGCTCTGCTGGCCTTGGTCACCCTGGCCGCCAAGAGCTTCCTGGAATGGCATCTGCGCGACGAGTCACCCCCTAAAGCCGCCTGAGCCCACCCATGAGCATTGAAATCCGCAACATCGTCAAGAACTTCGGCCAATTCCGCGCTCTCAAGGGCATCCACTTCGAAATCGGCTCGGGCGAGCTGGTTGCCCTGCTGGGCCCTTCCGGCTGCGGCAAGACCTCGCTGCTGCGCATCATCGCAGGGCTGGAGGCACCGGATGCCGGGCAGATCCTGTTCCACGGCGAGGACGCCACCGACCGCCACGTGGCCGAGCGCGAAGTGGGCTTCGTGTTCCAGCATTACGCCCTGTTCCGGCACATGACCGTGTTCGAGAACATCGCCTTTGGCCTCAGGGTGCGGCCCAAGGCCCGCAGGCCCTCGGAGGCGGCCATCGCGCAAAAGGTCCATGAGCTCTTGGAACTGGTGCAGCTGGACTGGCTGGCGGACCGCTACCCGCCGCAGCTTTCCGGCGGCCAGCGCCAGCGCATCGCGCTGGCCCGCGCCCTGGCGGTGGAACCCAAGGTGCTGCTGCTGGACGAACCCTTCGGCGCGCTGGACGCCAAGGTGCGCAAGGATCTGCGCCGCTGGCTCAGGCGCCTGCACGACGAATTGCATGTCACCAGCGTGTTCGTCACCCACGATCAGGAAGAGGCCCTGGAAGTGGCAGACCGCATCGTGGTCATGAACGAAGGGCGGGTGGAGCAGATCGGCACGCCGGACGAAGTCTACGACCATCCGGCGACGCCTTTCGTCTATCAATTCCTGGGGGACGTCAACCTGTTCCATGGGCGGGTGCACGAAGGCCACGCGCGGATCGGCGATGCCGAGATCCATCTGGGCCACGACAGCGAGCACGACGACGGCCATGCGGTGTTCTTTGCCCGGCCCCATGAAATCGAAGTCGCGCCGAGGGACTCTGAGGGGCAGGGCATCAGCGCGCTGATCCGGGATGTGCGCCGGCTGGGCGGGGTGGTGCGGCTGGAACTGGAGCGCAGCGACGGTTCCGGCCTGGTGGAGGCGGAGATGAGTCGCGGGGAGTTTCAGGGCAATGGCCTGAACAAGGGCGATGAGGTACTGATTCAGCCCAAGCGGTTGAGGGTGTTCAGCAAGGGGGACGGGGCGCAACCGCTTCCGTAGCGCGCCAAAAAGTAAGGGCGCCTGCGGAGACCGCAGGCGCCCTGATGCTCGCCGAAGCGGCGAAGGAACTTACGCGGCGACGCTGCCCGCGGTGCCTTCGATCTGACCCAGGCGGGTGGCCAGGATGCCT contains:
- a CDS encoding sulfate/molybdate ABC transporter ATP-binding protein produces the protein MSIEIRNIVKNFGQFRALKGIHFEIGSGELVALLGPSGCGKTSLLRIIAGLEAPDAGQILFHGEDATDRHVAEREVGFVFQHYALFRHMTVFENIAFGLRVRPKARRPSEAAIAQKVHELLELVQLDWLADRYPPQLSGGQRQRIALARALAVEPKVLLLDEPFGALDAKVRKDLRRWLRRLHDELHVTSVFVTHDQEEALEVADRIVVMNEGRVEQIGTPDEVYDHPATPFVYQFLGDVNLFHGRVHEGHARIGDAEIHLGHDSEHDDGHAVFFARPHEIEVAPRDSEGQGISALIRDVRRLGGVVRLELERSDGSGLVEAEMSRGEFQGNGLNKGDEVLIQPKRLRVFSKGDGAQPLP